Below is a window of Deinococcota bacterium DNA.
CACATGCTGAGGTCCACATGCTTCAGAAGGCCGTCATCCACCTGTTCGCACCCCATCTCGAGCATGGTGCCCGTCCTTGGCCCAGGTGTTAGGCTGGCAAGGATCGCGGCGCCGTCAGCGACGTGCCCCACCATACGTACCCCACCATACGTACCATGTATGAGTCAGCCGACTCGAGGAGTCCACTATGAGAGAAGCAAAGGTATGAAAGAAGCCAAAGGCGTCCTGATCGAGCGCTGCCGCGCCCTGGGCCTCGGCAAGCCGCAGTTCGACACCAACAGCTCGGGCCCGGCCCATGAGCGCGTCTTCACCGCCGAGGTGAGCATCCGCGGCGACGTGCGCGGCCGCGCCCAGGCCAAGACCAAACGCGAGGCCGAGCGCCAGGCCAGCATAGCCGCCCTGGAGGCACTGGACACGCCGGCCAAAGTCGCGGCCGTGCCCAGTGCCGCCGGCGAGTT
It encodes the following:
- a CDS encoding putative dsRNA-binding protein; this encodes MKEAKGVLIERCRALGLGKPQFDTNSSGPAHERVFTAEVSIRGDVRGRAQAKTKREAERQASIAALEALDTPAKVAAVPSAAGEFQGPWPLFPELLAASLSVANSRVETHLQGQEAVAKVKDLALMLYKESLESLGEIVEADED